Below is a genomic region from Oryzias melastigma strain HK-1 linkage group LG7, ASM292280v2, whole genome shotgun sequence.
TAATTTAACAATCCATGAATTGTTCATCTAAACTCAAGTGAATCTTCCCTAAAATCAGCTGTTTTATTCTTAATCTGGACACTGCGTGCTGATGAGCAACAGGATGGATGTCGACACTAAAAGTGCAGATTCTGCTGAAGCGTCAGATTCCAGAGGATTGGATGACTGCAGACCATATAGAGCGAGTCTAGTGCGTTGAGCCGGAAATAGCTGGACTGATTTACACTCTAGAGTGTCGTTAAGACCAAAATACCTGATACTGAAGTACAAGACTGGCGGAAATGAGAGTTATTCTCTCAAACATCAcccttaaatgtttaatttaaacgGGTTATGTGCAGAGTTGCTCCTGCGCTGTGCGTAAAAGCTGGTAAAAGCAGTGAAAGCACCTAAGCTGTGCGTAAGAGCAGAGTCCTGAATAAAACATCTATTATCAGATAAAACTGGTACCTCGTGTGTCTTAACTTGAATATTGTTCATTATTTGGGACTGAGGTTAAATCATGGTGGTTTTACATGAAAATGAAGCCTAATCAGGTTGGCGCCGTAACGAAGTGGTCCTGTTCCCTTCCAGACTGACGCGCAACAAGAGGCCCGCTCCTACCTGAGCGAGGAAATGCTGGCTGGTGAGAGCCTTTGTTTCACCTCACCATTCTTTAGCTCGAGCTTTTGCTGAATAAAATGAACCAATTAAGCGTGGGTTTAGGCACCAACTACTTCAAATCCGTGTTTTCAGAGTTCAAAGCCGCCTTCGACATGTTTGACACCGACGGTGGCGGTGACATCAGCACCAAGGAGTTGGGTACCGTGATGAGAATGCTGGGCCAGAATCCGACAAAAGAGGAGTTGGAAGAAATTATTGAGGAGGTCGACGAGGATGGTGAGTGACGGGAAATGTGTTTCCTTGTGCGTAACAACGATTTTACGCACGCGCATTTCGCCATTTTTACGCAGTATTTGGCAATCAGATGTTGGCGATGATCTGTTATTTCATCTCTTTCTGCTGTAGAGTCACTTTCTTTGGCTCATTAGAGTATTTTATATTGTAGTTTTGCGCTGTGTGCGTGCGTAAAACCATGCGTAAAATTAGATTGAAACGGGACGGCCGCAACAATGGCTAACATGGCTCCTTGTTACACCTCAGGTAGCGGTTCCATCGACTTTGAGGAGTTCTTGGTCATGATGGTGAGGCTGCTCAAGGAGGACCAGGCTGGCAAGAGCGAGGAAGAGTTGGCAGAGTGCTTCCGCGTGTTCGACAAGTGCGCTTCCGCCTTTTTTGCGTCACGGCGTGGACCCCAGCGGCCTATCTGTgcgtaacagttttttttcttttctttcctgcaGGAACGGTGACGGATACATCGACAGAGATGAGTTCGCTCTCATCATCCGCAGCTCCGGTGAGTCCATCACGGAGGACGAGGTCGATGAGCTGATGAGGGACGGAGACAAGAACAACGACGGCATGCTTGACTTTGACGGTAACTCACGTCACTTTACCGGACATAAATCATTATATCAACTGTTTCCTTCCATGTCAAGGCAGTCCACAAGAGAGAGGAGAATGTGAAGCCAATGAAACAACTTTATATTGTTCTTACTGTTTGCAGTCAATTAAGTGATTGACGCTTTGAACACAACAAGTCAGCTTGATATGGACTGGAAATGAACATgacttttgataaaaatgtacaattattaATGTACACCCTGGCAaaaaagtagtctatttaagtATATTCAGTCTTGTTTACTTTTATATACTATATAATGTAATCTTAAAACCTTCTAAGtaagtattcagttagtatacttGCAAACTACACATATGTGGTCTAGCATTAGTGTCCAGATCCAGGTCTCATGCatggccggtgtcctacatgttttcaaaCATACCTAAACACACCTGAGATTCACCAAAATAGGcagaatttctggaaaaccagcaggaaggggcctggatttggacacccctggtctaaagtaTACTACGATGtattaaataaacttcaagtgtgTAACGTTCTGAGTAGGACAACCCAAACCAGAAGCACACAAGGGAATACATTAATTTATGTGAagattgctaaaaaaaaaatgaaaagcaccAGGAGGGAGCCTGAAACCAGAGTGAATACAAATCCAGCTCCTAAACAAGAGTTTTATGTTACGCTAAAACGTCTAAGTAACACAGAGAGAGATACAATTAGAGAAGCAGCAACTGGAGACGTCATGAAACAAGGAGGAATCCAGTCAGTGGAGACAAAGAATTCAACATCCGTAACTCAAAGGCAGAAAACTCAGAAGCAGAAAAGGCAGATCAAGACCCCCAAGGGGACAGACTAGATCAGGCAACTCCAGCCCTCCAGGGTCTGCATGATTACTGGATATTCAAGCCCTACTCCTGACTGATTACAcagttcaggtgtgtccagccaattagaacaagCCAGAACAGTGTTTGTTGGAAAACttgcaggaatgcggccctcgaggcctggagttgcctttGCCTGGACTGGATCTTAACCATCAAATATATAGAAACTATGACATTCTGAAATGTGAGCTGAGGCACAACAAACGAGCACAGAGGAACTGTCAGTTCTATGTGTGGCTCACAGGTTGGATGAATGACAACCGTTGGGTAGACCAGGTGGAGACAGGGAGAATAGAGAGCAAAACTCACCACAGATCATGCTAAGGAGTGCATTTGCTGTAAATTCAGCTGTGATATATATATCTGATCAAAGTCAGTTTTCTGGCTTTAAACTCATTTCTCCACCAGTCTGtccatttttgtatttgtttctgattgtttttggtCCTCCTTTTGGCTCCGCTTGCCTTTGAAATGATGAGATCCACATTCATTGAATCATCATTGAGATCAGGAAAggtttgagttgtttttgtcaACAACACAGTAATGTAATGTCCTGCAGCAACTTAGAAAAGCCACCCTTAAATCATTCCTGAAATCGTAGAAGAATTTGTTCAATTCATTTAATTGAGGATTTATTTATCTATCTAATTCCAAAATACTGTATTAGGTTCCCACTGAGGAAATGATGGGATGCCTCAGATTTTTTGGTGATCTCTTAAACCATCAGGTTCAAGCTAAATGTAatattaaactgtttatttgacTTCCAGGCTGTAACTTTCACCATCGATCGTCTCAGCTAATATTCTCCACTAACATCCACGTCTGTCTTTCCCAGAATTCCTCAAGATGATGGAGAATGTGCAGTAAAACAAGAAAGACTCTTGGGACATTCCTCCACCTTGCTGTGAAAGCCTGCACcatcaccccccctccccctccctccctccctccatcgATCCATCCTGTCCACCCGGTTCACCGCCTCTCTTCATCCTCAACAGATAGCTAGGACACCTGGTGGGTGGTGGTGGGTCGCTCCTCCCCGAATCACAAGCGGCTCACTGATCCTGCTCTGACGCCAAAGGAAATCCAGCGTGTGCGCTCAGAGCGGCGTGCACGGCCGCACCCCCACCCCTCTGCTGGTAAAGCTCAGATCTAGTTGTAGTCTAGACGAGCGGCCTGTTACCTGCTGCTGCTTAGACCAATGGTTCAATTCTCTGTACAAAGTTTCTGGCTCCAACAGAATAAATGAGGTCACACATGCTCACTTGTAGTTggtctctgtaaaaaaaaaaaagtttgttttgaggaatttaaataaagtctgtttgtttcttctttttgtacattttgtttgaaGCACAGCCAGTTCAGATCAATTGATGTGTCGGGGAACCAGAGGTTtgttatggaagttttttagttccattttttaacctctgaatttttattctgaatttttttttaacccttacttcttaaacagcaacattttatcatcccaaaaatattttctatcctaaaaaatatgtgtttttaatttcgagacttaaaatttcgtTTGGTCataaattcaacataaaaaaattcagagtgaaAAACTTCGCCCAAACAGTGTCACCAGAGCAAGTGGTCGATCCAGGAgcacatcgatatccagccaatcaaatcctgacactgacgtgacgtcagcgtttgttttggtctcttgagctgtgtctgaattccttccgaTCCCGCGGCCTTCGCGGTCGCCGACGGCCGGGTCCTTCATACAGCGGGAAGATCGTATGTTAAGGGCTTTAAATTTGGATGGTCTAgccttgttttattattttttatttatcatttaattgaaaaaaatacaagttagtgtagcttttctggctaatttccTGTAGCTTAGCCACCACGCGTTGAACGTGTGAAGCGCAAAGCTGGAAAAAAGAGTGTTTGGATCTCTCGTTCCACTGTCCACTGCATCATCCACAGTCACTGAGGAGGTGGTGGCCATTCGCCATAAGGACCTTCACCTTCCAAAAACCCCTGAGGACCTGGAGGTGGAGTCCCGTGGGTTTGCAGGGCTGGCACGGCACAGAGTTTTTCCTCAAAGCTGCAGGTGCCTTCGATGGATGCCACATCAGGATCAAATCTCCTGGTGACCCTGGCATCAttgtatgaagtgtctgtcctgagcgcagcacagcgggcggcaggagagatccaacagcttcacagctctttataagttgagtgcttcatctgcagctacacttcCGCAGCTTGGAgtctaaagatgctgaagtctcgtttgaggaaaagcgcgagtgcagggacagaaacttaaatgcatcccgtcgtgtttttaaacacaaaaaggtccagcagcttacctGTTAGAATGGTTATCcatttaaaaacagctgaacAGGTTTGTCACGTGCACCTGAAAATGTCAATAGACTTTGCGCGGCACGCGCtatccagacagagctgtgacgtcactgcaatctctttttttagtgaatcaaataataataataaaaaaaagatctcattCATTGTCGTGTTCTTAATGACTtaatgagttggtttgtgctttatcgcaaaatgatgatttaatggaaacagtgtcattttgaaactgtatttttctaatttcCTAGAATTTAGATAAAATTTTAGGCAAATGTGTTATGGAAACGGAGCtagtgattcttttttttcttccacctgGTGGGtcactccttccttcctctctttccagtggtacttcctatatggaacacggaagtaggggggtttgctctgtccagttattcttatatagAGTCTATGAGTTGGTTGCTTAATCCATGGACTGTATccacggagctgtgtgacgtactTCTGGTTTCTAGATGGTCTAgcgcaggggtccccaactggcggaccgcggtccgggtccggaccccgagacccttttatccggaccgccaagcatttttaataaaaagtacgatttttcattcatctttacacgGCGATTTTTGAAGAGGCgcgcgcgaggacagctacgttcagaccggggtccttcaaccggcaaaagCTCAAAGCGGTGTTCTAATGTTTACGTAGTTGGGACGTATAGTTATCTGGAATGTGCGTGAACAATGGCtctgtctaaaatgagaaaagtggactgaaaatcATGTCTTTCGAGATGATGGACCGAACCtttcgcttttatttaccagcagtgagttctacaGGCCGGTTTGTATTATAAGAATCTGCTGCCTTTGTTAAGAGCGCTGATATCAAGCGGCGTTACGAGACGAAACGCAAAACTTCTGGCACAAattacccgacagaatgagtgacATGGTCACGGAAAATATACGACCTGAAAGTACAGTGCGAGCGTACAACACACAGACggtaacagcacaacaacgagCTCACGAGTGATCACTACGAGAGGAATGGATTTGGGCAAGAACTAAAGTCACTCCAAGATGATTAAAGAGAGTATggaggcaaagacagaaacaatattaaaaggaaaagagggagagcagcttcaagaaaaggtctgacagattctcctgtcGTCAACAAGAACCGAGCTGCTTTCCAGAGATGTGCNNNNNNNNNNNNNNNNNNNNNNNNNNNNNNNNNNNNNNNNNNNNNNNNNNNNNNNNNNNNNNNNNNNNNNNNNNNNNNNNNNNNNNNNNNNNNNNNNNNNNNNNNNNNNNNNNNNNNNNNNNNNNNNNNNNNNNNNNNNNNNNNNNNNNNNNNNNNNNNNNNNNNNNNNNNNNNNNNNNNNNNNNNNNNNNNNNNNNNNNNNNNNNNNNNNNNNNNNNNNNNNNNNNNNNNNNNNNNNNNNNNNNNNNNNNNNNNNNNNNNNNNNNNNNNNNNNNNNNNNNNNNNNNNNNNNNNNNNNNNNNNNNNNNNNNNNNNNNNNNNNNNNNNNNNNNNNNNNNNNNNNNNNNNNNNNNNNNNNNNNNNNNNNNNNNNNNNNNNNNNNNNNNNNNNNNNNNNNNNNNNNNNNNNNNNNNNNNNNNNNNNNNNNNNNNNNNNNNNNNNNNNNNNNNNNNNNNNNNNNNNNNNNNNNNNNNNNNNNNNNNNNNNNNNNNNNNNNNNNNNNNNNNNNNNNNNNNNNNNNNNNNNNNNNNNNNNNNNAGAGTTTTGAACACGGTTTGTACGggataaaactctgatctttacatccgtcttgggacaactttaGAACATGATAGTACAGACAGTTAGAGAagacactgggactgaagttagCACTTTCCTTGATTTTTGATGggccctttgtgttagccccgccacaacaaggccaaaagttttgaaactgaaagataaaaaagagtttaagctggaaaaaaaaatgaaactgattaagtttggggattgaaattctgagtttgaaaccttaaaaaaatagaacatttgaagttaaaataattaaatttatttcagaacagtaaaaaatgtcagtcattttaatttttttggccaaacaccaatattttttcaatttcttttatttgggtttgaaataatattggccccaatttagctccatacagttccAGCTCAACACCACCATTCAAAGTACCATCTACGtctctttaagtctgttttatagtttacatttatgtttatgttttttgcacttataaaagttattactttaatgttcattaTGTAGCATTATTTGCAACCTACTTTTAAgggttgtaaaacagaaagttaacatttgcacAAGAAAAGGGATTAACTATGAATGATTTTTGAGGTACATTcatgttacctgttgcactttaagtgacagacagcagaatgttaaagtttgtgaaagagcacacatGTTGGAATATAAGGAAGCAAGTTTatgtgcatctttttttttactttacaatgcatgtacatgtatgtatttttgtacaaaaaggaatgagataaatacttgttgagacaataagctaaaagagttatttgcaaatttaactacacattgtaattaaataaaaggacagaaaattgaaattttgactGAATGCttttgcatgttcggaccccggtctaccaagctgacagagttgctggacctctcgccaaattagttggagacccctggtctagcgGTTAAACACCCGCTCTAACAACCAAAAGGTTACCGCttcaaaccatagactgtaaaaataatggactgagcgagcaatgaggtcccccattggaaatgcattacttcctctcctcgcgaaagtaggccgccgctttcaccgtcaattcctgaaacggatactgccatttgcaacccatcttcagtgattggtctgagtcatagctgagtcatggaatctacaggaagtactgtcgccaatcactagtgagtttattgcaaccgtccgcctctttccacgcctcgaccacgagaccgcggatgtaaacagcttctactttaatcacggcggcttgagagaattgtacaagtctttgttcaagcctttgagggagaaccattccaacatttgattctgtcagctgTGGTTTTTGAAttaacttacatttattcctttttgtcgagataaaaggtgcatttgggtgacgccgtgccCGAACTGCGCGTGTCCCCATCGCGCGCGccgcagcgttacttcacatgcgctgccacgttacagtctgatcagatgcacgtgaNNNNNNNNNNNNNNNNNNNNNNNNNNNNNNNNNNNNNNNNNNNNNNNNNNNNNNNNNNNNNNNNNNNNNNNNNNNNNNNNNNNNNNNNNNNNNNNNNNNNNNNNNNNNNNNNNNNNNNNNNNNNNNNNNNNNNNNNNNNNNNNNNNNNNNNNNNNNNNNNNNNNNNNNNNNNNNNNNNNNNNNNNNNNNNNNNNNNNNNNNNNNNNNNNNNNNNNNNNNNNNNNNNNNNNNNNNNNNNNNNNNNNNNNNNNNNNNNNNNNNNNNNNNNNNNNNNNNNNNNNNNNNNNNNNNNNNNNNNNNNNNNNNNNNNNNNNNNNNNNNNNNNNNNNNNNNNNNNNNNNNNNNNNNNNNNNNNNNNNNNNNNNNNNNNNNNNNNNNNNNNNNNNNNNNNNNNNNNNNNNNNNNNNNNNNNNNNNNNNNNNNNNNNNNNNNNNNNNNNNNNNNNNNNNNNNNNNNNNNNNNNNNNNNNNNNNNNNNNNNNNNNNNNNNNNNNNNNNNNNNNNNNNNNNNNNNNNNNNNNNNNNNNNNNNNNNNNNNNNNNNNNNNNNNNNNNNNNNNNNNNNNNNNNNNNNNNNNNNNNNNNNNNNNNNNNNNNNNNNNNNNNNNNNNNNNNNNNNNNNNNNNNNNNNNNNNNNNNNNNNNNNNNNNNNNNNNNNNNNNNNNNNNNNNNNNNNNNNNNNNNNNNNNNNNNNNNNNNNNNNNNNNNNNNNNNNNNNNNNNNNNNNNNNNNNNNNNNNNNNNNNNNNNNNNNNNNNNNNNNNNNNNNNNNNNNNNNNNNNNNNNNNNNNNNNNNNNNNNNNNNNNNNNNNNNNNNNNNNNNNNNNNNNNNNNNNNNNNNNNNNNNNNNNNNNNNNNNNNNNNNNNNNNNNNNNNNNNNNNNNNNNNNNNNNNNNNNNNNNNNNNNNNNNNNNNNNNNNNNNNNNNNNNNNNNNNNNNNNNNNNNNNNNNNNNNNNNNNNNNNNNNNNNNNNNNNNNNNNNNNNNNNNNNNNNNNNNNNNNNNNNNNNNNNNNNNNNNNNNNNNNNNNNNNNNNNNNNNNNNNNNNNNNNNNNNNNNNNNNNNNNNNNNNNNNNNNNNNNNNNNNNNNNNNNNNNNNNNNNNNNNNNNNNNNNNNNNNNNNNNNNNNNNNNNNNNNNNNNNN
It encodes:
- the tnnc2 gene encoding troponin C, skeletal muscle yields the protein MTDAQQEARSYLSEEMLAEFKAAFDMFDTDGGGDISTKELGTVMRMLGQNPTKEELEEIIEEVDEDGSGSIDFEEFLVMMVRLLKEDQAGKSEEELAECFRVFDKNGDGYIDRDEFALIIRSSGESITEDEVDELMRDGDKNNDGMLDFDEFLKMMENVQ